Below is a window of Thermofilum sp. DNA.
AGCAGGCTCTTGAAGAGTTACGCGCGGTTGTCGTAAGCCTTCAGCAGTACAGAGCCCGCTTGCTAGAGATCGAGAGAGTGGTCAAAGAGCTCGAGAAGATTTCGGACGACTTCGTGTACAAGAGCTACGGGAACATACTTTTCAAGACTTCTAAGGAAGAGGTGATTCGGGAGCTGTCATCGGAGAAAGAGCTCTTGCAGGTTCGCGTGGAGGAATTCGCTAAGCGTGAAAAACTGCTCCGCGAGAGATTGAGTAGCATTGAGAAGCAGCTTCGCGGCGCTCAAGGAGCTTGAAGAGTATGGAGCAATGGGAGAATGAGAAGGCAGGAGCCGTTCGGGAAGTAGCTGAGCACCTGATGAAAATACTGGCCGAACGTCTTGAGGAGAGGCTTGTAGGCGATCCTAAACTCGTAATGACGATAAAAGTGGAGCTAAACTTGGATTGGCCATACGAGATCGCGGTAGATCTCTCTGCGAGCTCGAGCGTGTACTCAGCGAAAGACTTGGAAAGAGCGATCACGGAGGTTCTTGAAGAGGGCCTTAAGCACGCTGAGGAAATGTTGAAAAATAGGGGTTTAAGGCCGCTGCCATGACTGCCATGAACATTCTCCGGTATCTCAGCGGCCTACCCTCCGCAGAGGAGATACTCATCGTCACGCATGTAAACGCCGATCCTGATGCTGTAGCTACCGCGCTCGTCGTGAAAAGCGTGCTTGAGGGGCGTGGCTTCAGAGCTAAAACTTGCTTTCCTGAAGGACCGAGCAAACTCTCCAAAGAGCTTCTCGCAAAGCTGGAGGTAGCTTACAGGAACGATTGCTCCTGCGCTGCTCGCCGCGTAATAGTTTGCGATACTTCCAACGAGAGCATGTTAGCTGGCGCAGCAGAGTGTCTGAAGAATGCGGAGATCGTGATTATAGATCACCACGAGCCCGGCGGCTTAATCCATAGAGCGTCCACGGCTGTCGTAGACACCAAGGAGGTTGCGGCTACTGTGATCGCTGTCGAGCTAGCGAAGCTTGCCGGTGTAGGCTTAGAGCCGAAGCTGGCTACGCTCGCGCTAGCCGGGATACTCTATGACAGTAAGCGTTTTTCGCTTGTTACGCCACGAGCTCTTCGCGCTGCTGCCTGGTTGTTAGAGAGCGGGGGTAGCTACGAGGCGGCGCTACTACACCCTGAGGAGGAGCTCGAGTATTCAGAGAGAATCGCGAGGCTTAAGGCTGCTCAGCGGGCCATGATCATCGATATCTGCGGAACCGTTGTGGCGCTGACCGAGGTATCAGCATACGAGGCGTCGGCAGCGAGGGCTCTCGTTGCGCTCGGCGCTGACTT
It encodes the following:
- a CDS encoding DHH family phosphoesterase, coding for MTAMNILRYLSGLPSAEEILIVTHVNADPDAVATALVVKSVLEGRGFRAKTCFPEGPSKLSKELLAKLEVAYRNDCSCAARRVIVCDTSNESMLAGAAECLKNAEIVIIDHHEPGGLIHRASTAVVDTKEVAATVIAVELAKLAGVGLEPKLATLALAGILYDSKRFSLVTPRALRAAAWLLESGGSYEAALLHPEEELEYSERIARLKAAQRAMIIDICGTVVALTEVSAYEASAARALVALGADLAFVLGGKGELRVSARASERVLDAGLSIAEIAKRVAASLGGEGGGHKGAGGVKIRDEKSRSEVLRALASEVVGELMALCREER
- a CDS encoding prefoldin subunit beta; protein product: MAADQGALAKYQQALEELRAVVVSLQQYRARLLEIERVVKELEKISDDFVYKSYGNILFKTSKEEVIRELSSEKELLQVRVEEFAKREKLLRERLSSIEKQLRGAQGA